In the Salvia miltiorrhiza cultivar Shanhuang (shh) unplaced genomic scaffold, IMPLAD_Smil_shh fragScaff_scaffold_140_2, whole genome shotgun sequence genome, one interval contains:
- the LOC131002477 gene encoding uncharacterized protein LOC131002477, which translates to MERIFRFLRCNDAERLMCMSYQLKGSVDYWWEAKHKTLTPDQVDELTWEQFKIALCEKYIPRSYRKKKEMEFVSLKQGNKTVAEYDRLFCDLARYAPYRVDTDEKMSELFCAGLKQEIRVVLASQSALTYAEALNRALDMELAMQPEKTSQPSVPQVNPNAQSGSQSFYGQGQRGKRKWDERNQGPEKSWQGWEQIAVSPVEESDITPTNARTDSKVEPVEDRNHSRRSSRPWMKEY; encoded by the exons ATGGAAAGGATCTTTAGGTTCCTTAGATGCAATGATGCTGAGCGCCTTATGTGTATGTCATACCAGCTCAAGGGATCCGTAGATTattggtgggaggccaaacaTAAGACTTTAACCCCTGATCAAGTAGATGAACTTACGTGGGAGCAATTTAAAATAGCTCTCTGCGAGAAATACATACCGCGTAGCTATCGCAAGAAGAAGGAAATGGAGTTTGTAAGTTTGAAACAAGGAAATAAGACGGTAGCTGAATATGACCGTTTGTTCTGTGATTTAgctcgatatgcaccatatcgagtagatacggatgagaagatgtcagagTTGTTTTGTGCCGGTTTGAAGCAGGAGATTCGAGTTGTTTTAGCAAGTCAGAGCGCACTTACGTATGCTGAGGCACTGAACAGAGCACTAGATATGgagctggcaatgcagccagagaagacGAGTCAACCCTCTGTACCCCAAGTGAATCCGAATGCTCAATCGGGGAGTCAATCCTTTTATGGGCAAGGACAGAGAGGTAAAAGGAAGTGGGACGAGAGAAACCAAGGTCCCGAGAAGTCGTGGCaag GATGGGAACAAATAGCTGTTTCACCTGTGGAAGAGTCGGACATTACTCCAACCAATGCCCGAACCGACAGCAAAGTGGAACCGGTGGAAGACCGAAACCATTCCCGCCGCAGCTCAAGGCCATggatgaaggaatattaa